AAAACTATGGACTCACCGGGTTAGTGAACAAAAAATGGGTTAATAAAAATAAAAAGTTCAAGACAAAAATGAAAAAAATGTAAATTTTTTTCAAATTAGTGTTGACATTTTTTTTATAAACTTCGTATAATTCAAACAGTTAAGCAATTTTATTAACCCACACCACCTAAAAGGAGGGCAACATGGCTGCAAAGAAAAAAGCTGCTAAGAAAAAAACAGCTAAAAAGAAAACCGCTAAGAAGAAAAAGAAATAACTTAGCGATTCTTTCAAAGAATCAAACCCCCCGCGCAATCGGGGGGTTTTTTTTTGCCTTAAAAAATTTCTGGAACGCTTTCTTGTAACAGACTATCTTCAAAATTATGAAACCGCTCAAAGGAATTACCATTATCGATCTCTCTCGTTTGCTTCCCGGACCTATGTGTACGTATATTTTGGCAACCATGGGGGCTAAAGTTATTAAAGTGGAGGATACGGGCACCGGCGATTATCTCAAAACCATCCCTCCCTTTCTTAAAAATGGGCAGTCGGCACTGTACCAACATTTAAATGGCAATAAAAAAATATCCTTCATTGATTATAAATCCGAAAAAGGACGCTCTAAACTTTTAAGCCTTATTAAAAAGGCAGATGTGGTGGTTGAATCGTTCCGTCCAGGAGCCATGGATCATTTTAAACTTTCCTTTAAAGATCTTAAAAAGATAAATCCTAAAATCATTCTTGCTTCCATTACAGGCTATGGCCAAAAAGGAAAGCTATCGCAAATGGCGGGTCATGATATGAATTTTATGGGCTATGCAGGCTTGCTTGATGCACCTCATCTTTCCAAAGTTCAATGGGCCGATATTGTGGGTGGAGGTGTGATGGGGGCTTTTAAAATTGTGAGTAGTCTTGTGACACCCCGTAAAAACAGAAAAGCCCAGCATTTGGATATTGCCATGGTAAGCGAGATGCTCTCTTTATCGTCTATCCGTACCATTTTTTATAGCCATGGTATGGATGAGCATGCCTTTACAGGTTTATTAGGGCGTTATCGCATTTATGAGACTTTAGATGGCAAATTTGTAGCCATGGGAGCCTTAGAAGAGAAGTTTTGGAACAAGTTTTGTACGCATGTGGGTAAAACCGAATGGATGAATCAGGGCTATATTGATGCTTCTCCTCAAGTGTGTGATGAACTGAAAACAATTTTTAAAAGTAAAACGCGCGATGAATGGGAAGAGATTGGCTTAAAGCTTGATTGTTGTCTTTCTCCCATCCTGGCACCGGGGGAATATGAGGGGGGATAGTGGATGGTGAATGGTGAATGGTCAAAGAAAGCTCTTTCCATTCACTATCCACTATCCACCATTCACTTAATCTTTTGACACTCTATATTGTTTCAACGCCCATTGGTAATTTAAGCGATATCACATTCCGCGCTGTGGAGACTCTTAAAACAGTTGATGCCATTTTAGCTGAAGATACCCGCCATACGCGTCCGCTTTTAAACCATTATGGTATTCAAAAAGAACTCATTTCTTACTTTGAGTATTCCAAAAGCAACAAGGAAGATTATATTTTAAGGCGCCTGGAAGCTGGGGAAAGTATGGCTCTTGTCAGCGATGCCGGAACGCCCACCTTATCTGATCCGGGTGCCCGTTTAGTGGCCGCCGCCTTAGAAAAAGGGATTGAGGTTGTTCCTATTCCGGGGGTATCGGCCTTAATTACAGCACTTTCAGTAGCCGGTTTACCCACCGAACCTTTGCATTTTTGGGGCTTTTTGTCGCCCAAGCCTTCCAAGCGTAAAAGGGTTTACGACAAAGTGTTAAGTTTGGAAGAGGGGATACACTGTTTTTATGAAACCACGCATAAAATAGAGAAGCGTTT
This is a stretch of genomic DNA from bacterium. It encodes these proteins:
- a CDS encoding CoA transferase; the protein is MKPLKGITIIDLSRLLPGPMCTYILATMGAKVIKVEDTGTGDYLKTIPPFLKNGQSALYQHLNGNKKISFIDYKSEKGRSKLLSLIKKADVVVESFRPGAMDHFKLSFKDLKKINPKIILASITGYGQKGKLSQMAGHDMNFMGYAGLLDAPHLSKVQWADIVGGGVMGAFKIVSSLVTPRKNRKAQHLDIAMVSEMLSLSSIRTIFYSHGMDEHAFTGLLGRYRIYETLDGKFVAMGALEEKFWNKFCTHVGKTEWMNQGYIDASPQVCDELKTIFKSKTRDEWEEIGLKLDCCLSPILAPGEYEGG
- the rsmI gene encoding 16S rRNA (cytidine(1402)-2'-O)-methyltransferase; protein product: MVKESSFHSLSTIHHSLNLLTLYIVSTPIGNLSDITFRAVETLKTVDAILAEDTRHTRPLLNHYGIQKELISYFEYSKSNKEDYILRRLEAGESMALVSDAGTPTLSDPGARLVAAALEKGIEVVPIPGVSALITALSVAGLPTEPLHFWGFLSPKPSKRKRVYDKVLSLEEGIHCFYETTHKIEKRLVEWNEYFKDYHFCVGREMTKKFESFYYGTLETIIPQIKGDQTKGEFVVLLSKEKF